One genomic segment of Devosia sp. includes these proteins:
- a CDS encoding cation diffusion facilitator family transporter — translation MAGNEAATGHGNDDGHDHGQTVTADNERRIRFVFIFTAGYAAVQAVGGWFSGSLALIADSGHMVSDAAALLLALIAYRVARRPVDSTRTYGFHRVRVLAALANGASLLLLVAWITWEAINRINDPHEVLAGPMLVVAVIGLIVNLAGAWILSHGTKGDSNLKGAFLHVIGDLLGSVGAIAAAIGIMLTGWTLLDPILSVLVAILVVRSAWTLVKESIRVLLQAVPRGLDARRAEAEMAELPEIDKAGHFHAWTLTDETVVATVHVVPADGIDPLTLPTLVSGWLKSRYDIDHVTVQVDPRGTVWEADTI, via the coding sequence ATGGCGGGAAACGAAGCGGCCACTGGCCACGGGAACGACGACGGGCACGATCACGGCCAGACGGTGACGGCTGACAACGAGAGGCGCATCCGTTTCGTCTTCATCTTCACGGCAGGCTACGCGGCGGTGCAGGCCGTCGGCGGGTGGTTCTCGGGATCGCTAGCCCTGATCGCGGATTCCGGCCACATGGTCTCGGACGCCGCCGCTCTGCTCCTGGCGCTCATCGCCTATCGCGTGGCGCGCCGTCCCGTGGACAGCACGCGCACCTACGGCTTCCATCGCGTGCGGGTGCTGGCGGCCCTGGCCAACGGCGCCTCACTCCTCCTCCTCGTCGCCTGGATAACCTGGGAGGCGATCAACCGCATCAACGATCCGCACGAAGTGCTGGCGGGGCCGATGCTGGTCGTCGCCGTCATCGGCTTGATCGTCAACCTCGCGGGCGCCTGGATTCTCTCACACGGAACGAAAGGTGATAGCAACCTCAAGGGCGCCTTCCTTCACGTCATCGGCGATCTCCTAGGCTCGGTGGGCGCCATCGCCGCGGCCATCGGCATCATGCTGACCGGCTGGACGCTGCTCGATCCGATCCTGTCCGTCCTGGTGGCCATCCTGGTCGTCCGCTCGGCCTGGACGCTGGTCAAGGAATCCATACGCGTCCTGCTGCAGGCCGTGCCCCGCGGGCTGGATGCGCGCAGGGCGGAAGCGGAAATGGCGGAACTGCCCGAGATCGACAAAGCCGGGCATTTCCACGCCTGGACCCTCACCGACGAGACGGTGGTCGCGACCGTTCACGTCGTGCCCGCGGACGGGATAGATCCTCTGACCCTGCCCACCCTGGTGTCGGGATGGCTAAAGTCCCGGTACGACATCGATCACGTCACCGTCCAGGTCGACCCGCGCGGCACTGTCTGGGAGGCGGACACGATTTGA
- a CDS encoding multicopper oxidase domain-containing protein, with product MTTQHETEKVSRRSLIAGIAAAGGTAAFAGVAAAQSMPGHDMAAMQDDAPSAVNPYSAPSIHEGGHGQMITVGRVDAAANGFDPTAMLTDWDFGTVSLMEDGRVLRTFEVEAIDKDIEIAPGVTFPAWTFNGRVPGPALRAKEGERLRIVFRNYGSHPHSMHFHGIHSWRMDGVPGAGLINPGEEFIYEFDARPFGCHLYHCHALPLKRHMHKGMYGAFVIDPDPELHPEFADAARSRLYGTPENARWQELVMVMNAFDTNFDNANEFYAVNTVAHAFAQQPIRIEKSRPVRIYLVNVTEFDPINSFHLHANFFDYFDTGTTLTPTLRTVDLIMQCQAQRGILEFSYAEHEAGPYMFHAHQAEFTELGWMGMFDVVEA from the coding sequence ATGACAACCCAGCATGAAACAGAGAAGGTTTCGCGGCGCAGCCTCATCGCCGGCATCGCGGCTGCCGGCGGCACTGCGGCATTTGCCGGCGTCGCCGCGGCTCAATCCATGCCCGGGCATGACATGGCGGCGATGCAAGACGATGCCCCCAGCGCTGTGAACCCTTACTCGGCTCCGTCCATTCACGAAGGTGGTCATGGGCAGATGATCACCGTGGGGCGAGTGGATGCGGCGGCCAACGGCTTCGACCCCACGGCCATGCTCACCGATTGGGATTTCGGGACGGTGTCGCTCATGGAGGATGGCAGGGTCTTGCGCACCTTCGAGGTGGAGGCCATCGACAAGGACATCGAGATTGCCCCCGGCGTGACGTTTCCGGCCTGGACCTTCAACGGTCGCGTGCCCGGCCCCGCCCTGAGAGCCAAGGAGGGCGAGCGGTTGCGGATCGTCTTCCGCAACTACGGGTCCCATCCTCATTCCATGCATTTCCACGGCATTCATTCCTGGCGCATGGACGGCGTGCCGGGAGCCGGCCTCATCAATCCGGGCGAGGAATTCATCTATGAGTTCGACGCCAGGCCGTTCGGCTGCCATCTCTACCATTGCCATGCCCTGCCGCTGAAGCGGCACATGCACAAGGGCATGTACGGCGCCTTCGTCATCGATCCCGACCCGGAGCTGCATCCCGAATTCGCCGATGCCGCGCGATCGCGCCTTTACGGCACGCCGGAGAACGCACGCTGGCAGGAACTGGTGATGGTGATGAACGCCTTCGACACCAATTTCGACAACGCGAACGAGTTCTACGCTGTCAACACCGTCGCCCATGCCTTCGCGCAGCAGCCGATCCGCATCGAGAAGTCGCGACCGGTACGCATCTATCTCGTCAACGTCACCGAGTTTGACCCGATCAACTCGTTTCACCTGCACGCCAATTTCTTCGACTATTTCGATACCGGTACGACCCTGACGCCGACGCTGCGCACGGTGGACCTCATCATGCAGTGCCAGGCGCAACGGGGCATCCTCGAGTTCAGCTATGCCGAGCACGAAGCCGGTCCATACATGTTCCACGCCCATCAGGCCGAGTTCACGGAACTGGGCTGGATGGGCATGTTCGATGTGGTGGAGGCCTGA
- a CDS encoding ZIP family metal transporter, with protein MTDTSPGAPTAGWRRFAWLLAPLLVLAVAVAWIASVDPLRSFNNGAPPVEAIAFERVVLDSGGIKTFIRAGGSEPMTIAQVQIDNAYWTFTMDPPGPLARGSTAWLQVPYPWVLGEAHRINLVTNTGATFEHEIPVAVPTPVATQGQLTQQAIVGAIVGILPVAIGLMFYPALRGMGSLGMGFLLALTVGLLAFLLVDMTFEALELSLQSAALFQGQAMVILAALSTFLILMGIGRRSGQPEGLALAFYIAFGIGLHNFGEGLAIGAAFTAGSAGLGTFLVLGFAIHNVTEGIGIAAPMVDRRPPLWTFGALTLVAGLPAVFGMWLGSLAYGPQWSALALGIGAGAILQVIVEVTSYFLRRAEREGQSWLSAPVLSGFLIGLAFMYVTAAVIKI; from the coding sequence ATGACCGACACGTCCCCTGGTGCGCCGACCGCCGGATGGCGCCGCTTCGCCTGGCTGCTCGCGCCGCTGCTGGTACTCGCGGTTGCGGTGGCTTGGATCGCTTCGGTCGATCCCCTGCGCAGCTTCAACAACGGTGCTCCGCCGGTCGAGGCGATCGCCTTCGAGCGCGTCGTCCTCGACAGCGGCGGCATCAAGACCTTCATCCGCGCGGGCGGCTCCGAACCGATGACGATCGCCCAAGTCCAGATAGACAACGCCTATTGGACCTTTACCATGGACCCGCCCGGGCCGCTGGCGCGCGGCAGCACGGCCTGGTTGCAGGTTCCGTATCCGTGGGTGCTCGGAGAGGCACATCGGATCAATCTCGTCACCAATACCGGTGCCACCTTCGAGCACGAGATCCCAGTGGCCGTGCCGACGCCGGTGGCCACGCAAGGCCAGCTCACCCAGCAGGCGATCGTGGGGGCAATCGTGGGCATCCTGCCGGTGGCCATCGGGCTCATGTTCTATCCGGCGCTGCGCGGGATGGGTAGTTTGGGCATGGGATTCCTGCTCGCGCTGACGGTGGGCCTGCTCGCTTTCCTCCTGGTCGACATGACGTTCGAGGCGCTGGAACTCTCACTGCAATCAGCCGCCCTGTTCCAGGGACAGGCCATGGTTATCCTCGCGGCCCTGTCCACCTTCCTGATCCTGATGGGGATCGGGCGTCGATCCGGGCAGCCGGAAGGCCTGGCCCTCGCCTTCTACATCGCCTTCGGCATCGGTCTGCACAATTTCGGCGAGGGGCTGGCGATCGGCGCCGCCTTCACCGCCGGCTCCGCGGGCCTCGGCACCTTCCTCGTTCTCGGCTTCGCCATCCACAATGTCACCGAAGGCATCGGCATCGCCGCCCCCATGGTCGACAGGCGCCCGCCGCTCTGGACCTTCGGCGCCCTGACCCTGGTCGCGGGCCTGCCAGCGGTCTTCGGCATGTGGTTGGGCAGCCTTGCCTACGGCCCGCAATGGTCGGCGCTCGCCCTGGGTATCGGGGCCGGCGCCATCCTGCAGGTCATCGTCGAGGTAACGAGCTATTTCCTGCGCCGGGCCGAACGGGAGGGACAATCCTGGCTCTCGGCCCCGGTGCTGTCGGGCTTCTTGATCGGCCTGGCATTCATGTATGTGACCGCGGCGGTGATCAAGATCTAG